One genomic region from Amycolatopsis sp. FBCC-B4732 encodes:
- a CDS encoding ABC transporter ATP-binding protein, translating into MTRPAGDVLLEVTDLKVHFPIKRGIVIDRTVGHVYAVDGVDLAIRRGETYGLVGESGCGKSTLGRAILRLNEPTNGQVVFDGTDVAALKGEELRKARRRMQMIFQDPLSSLDPRQSVESILLEGMHAHGLDQDKESTQRRLRSLLASVGLPETALRKYPHEFSGGQRQRIGIARALAVEPDLIVADEPVSALDVSVQAQVVNLLEDLQDQLGLTYLVIAHDLAVVRHISDRIGVMYLGALVEETDADSLYQDPLHPYTRALLSAIPVPDPQVEDTREQILLAGDLPSPANPPTGCRFHTRCPWRQASLCDTDRPQLREIGAGHRVACHYAEDIRDGRIQPHEVKPELVELTGALNPDLGPPDVGTAAEIL; encoded by the coding sequence ATGACCCGTCCTGCTGGTGACGTGCTGCTCGAGGTCACCGACCTCAAGGTGCACTTCCCGATCAAGCGCGGCATCGTGATCGACCGGACGGTCGGGCACGTCTACGCGGTCGACGGCGTCGACCTGGCCATCCGCCGCGGCGAGACCTATGGCCTGGTGGGCGAATCCGGGTGCGGCAAGTCCACGCTGGGCCGCGCGATCCTCCGGCTCAACGAGCCGACCAACGGCCAGGTCGTCTTCGACGGCACCGACGTCGCGGCCCTGAAGGGTGAGGAACTGCGGAAGGCCCGGCGCCGGATGCAGATGATCTTCCAGGACCCGCTGTCCAGTTTGGACCCCCGCCAGTCGGTGGAATCCATTCTGCTGGAAGGGATGCACGCGCACGGGCTCGACCAGGACAAAGAATCAACACAGCGGCGACTCCGATCGCTCCTGGCTTCGGTAGGACTGCCGGAGACGGCGCTGCGGAAGTACCCGCACGAGTTCTCGGGCGGGCAGCGCCAGCGCATCGGCATCGCGCGGGCGCTGGCCGTGGAGCCGGACCTGATCGTCGCCGACGAGCCGGTGTCCGCATTGGACGTTTCGGTGCAGGCCCAGGTGGTGAACCTGCTGGAGGACCTGCAGGACCAGCTCGGGCTGACCTACCTGGTGATCGCGCACGACCTCGCGGTGGTGCGGCACATCTCCGACCGCATCGGCGTGATGTACCTGGGCGCGCTGGTCGAGGAGACCGACGCGGACTCGCTGTACCAGGACCCGCTGCACCCGTACACGCGGGCGCTGCTGTCGGCCATCCCGGTGCCGGACCCGCAGGTCGAGGACACCCGCGAGCAGATCCTGCTCGCCGGTGACCTGCCCTCGCCGGCCAACCCGCCGACGGGCTGCCGGTTCCACACGCGCTGCCCGTGGCGGCAGGCGAGCCTGTGCGACACCGACCGCCCGCAGCTGCGCGAAATCGGCGCCGGGCACCGGGTGGCGTGCCACTACGCGGAGGACATCCGCGACGGGCGCATCCAGCCGCACGAGGTGAAGCCGGAACTGGTGGAGCTCACCGGGGCGCTGAACCCCGACCTGGGCCCGCCGGACGTCGGCACGGCCGCCGAAATCCTCTGA
- a CDS encoding nuclear transport factor 2 family protein: MTEHDDKLIRELVAARAEAMTERDAEALAAQCVPGLLAYTLAPPLAHHGEDVESRKAWFASFDGPIEYEVRDLEVVVGGDVAYSHSLNRLSTTPKGMPRKFELWFRSTTGFRRENGEWRIAHVHDSTPFYMDGTMSAALDLKP; the protein is encoded by the coding sequence ATGACCGAGCACGACGACAAGCTGATTCGCGAACTCGTGGCCGCCCGCGCCGAGGCGATGACCGAACGTGACGCCGAAGCGCTCGCCGCGCAGTGCGTGCCCGGGCTCCTCGCGTACACGCTGGCCCCGCCGCTCGCGCACCACGGCGAAGACGTCGAGTCGCGCAAGGCGTGGTTCGCGAGCTTCGACGGCCCGATCGAGTACGAGGTCCGCGACCTCGAAGTCGTCGTCGGGGGCGACGTCGCCTACAGCCACTCGCTCAACCGGCTGTCGACGACGCCGAAGGGCATGCCCCGGAAGTTCGAGCTCTGGTTCCGCTCGACGACGGGCTTCCGCCGCGAGAACGGCGAGTGGCGGATCGCCCACGTCCACGACTCGACGCCGTTCTACATGGACGGCACGATGAGCGCCGCGCTGGACCTCAAGCCCTGA
- a CDS encoding YciI family protein, with amino-acid sequence MKYVVLIYGNPESRAAWAGMSDEQRAAGLAHYQQLNDDLDASGERVVSERLAYPELTKQVRAGEGGVLTTDGPFAEAKEFLAGFYLLDCESLERATEIAGRVPEASFGVVEVRPVMGLR; translated from the coding sequence GTGAAGTACGTGGTGCTGATCTACGGCAACCCCGAGTCCCGCGCGGCGTGGGCGGGCATGAGCGACGAGCAGCGCGCGGCCGGTCTCGCGCACTACCAGCAGCTCAACGACGACCTCGACGCGTCCGGCGAGCGCGTCGTGTCCGAGCGCCTGGCCTACCCGGAGCTGACGAAGCAGGTCCGCGCCGGCGAAGGCGGCGTCCTGACGACGGACGGCCCGTTCGCCGAGGCCAAGGAGTTCCTCGCCGGCTTCTACCTGCTGGACTGCGAGAGCCTCGAACGCGCGACCGAAATCGCCGGCCGCGTCCCGGAGGCGTCGTTCGGGGTGGTCGAGGTGCGGCCGGTGATGGGGCTCCGGTGA
- a CDS encoding RNA polymerase sigma factor, with product MIPDLLRSLTPQVVTALVRRYGDFDACEDAVQEALLAASQQWPSAMPDNPKGWLITTASRRRIEQLRSETARQRREAAVALAEPPDPAPVAVDDTLTLLLLCCHPSLSRPSQVALTLRAVGGLTTAEIARAFLVPEATIGQRISRAKRSLRGERFVASGSPDRVLEVLYLIFTEGHTASSGDAVNRVELTTEAIRLTRQLRASLPEDGEVTGLLALMLLTDARRPARVSPSGELVPLASQDRSLWNREFIAEGTALITGALSSSPVGPYQLQAAIAAVHDEAASTETTDWAQILTLYDLLRVVAPGPMVTVNRVVALAQVAGPEAGLAELAAAASDPALAAHHRVDAVRAHLLELSGDVAGARQAYLAAAERTLSVPEQGYLRSRAAALAEA from the coding sequence GTGATCCCCGACCTCCTGCGCTCGCTGACCCCGCAGGTCGTCACGGCGCTGGTCCGCCGCTACGGCGACTTCGACGCGTGCGAGGACGCGGTCCAGGAGGCGCTGCTGGCGGCGTCTCAGCAGTGGCCGTCGGCGATGCCGGACAACCCGAAGGGCTGGCTGATCACGACGGCGTCCCGCCGCCGCATCGAGCAGCTGCGCAGCGAGACGGCCCGGCAGCGCCGTGAAGCGGCGGTGGCGCTGGCCGAGCCACCGGACCCGGCGCCGGTCGCGGTCGACGACACGTTGACGTTGCTGCTGCTGTGCTGCCACCCGTCACTCTCACGGCCGTCGCAGGTGGCGCTGACGCTGCGCGCGGTCGGCGGCCTGACGACGGCGGAGATCGCGCGGGCGTTCCTGGTCCCGGAGGCCACGATCGGCCAGCGCATCAGCCGCGCGAAGCGCTCCCTGCGCGGCGAGCGGTTCGTCGCTTCGGGCTCGCCGGACCGGGTGCTGGAGGTGCTGTACCTGATCTTCACGGAGGGCCACACAGCCAGCTCCGGCGACGCGGTGAACCGGGTCGAGCTGACCACGGAGGCGATCCGGCTGACCCGGCAGCTGCGCGCGTCGCTGCCGGAGGACGGCGAGGTGACGGGCCTGCTGGCGTTGATGCTCCTGACGGACGCCCGCCGCCCGGCGCGCGTGTCGCCGTCGGGGGAGCTGGTGCCGCTGGCCTCGCAGGACCGGTCGCTGTGGAACCGCGAGTTCATCGCGGAGGGGACCGCCCTGATCACGGGCGCGCTGTCGTCGTCGCCGGTCGGCCCGTACCAGCTCCAGGCGGCGATCGCGGCGGTGCACGACGAGGCGGCGTCGACGGAGACGACGGACTGGGCCCAGATCCTGACGCTGTACGACTTGCTGCGCGTGGTGGCGCCGGGCCCGATGGTGACGGTGAACCGCGTGGTGGCACTGGCGCAGGTGGCGGGTCCCGAGGCAGGGCTGGCGGAGCTGGCGGCGGCGGCATCGGACCCGGCGTTGGCGGCGCACCACCGGGTCGACGCGGTACGGGCGCACTTGCTGGAGCTGTCGGGGGACGTGGCCGGGGCTCGGCAGGCGTACCTGGCGGCGGCCGAACGGACGTTGAGCGTGCCGGAGCAGGGCTACCTGCGGTCCCGGGCGGCCGCACTGGCCGAGGCCTGA
- a CDS encoding SDR family oxidoreductase, giving the protein MQVTVLGATGRTGFHVVRLLAARGHAVKAGLRSRKRAEVLRGIENVKPVLADVTADPADLVEVLRDSDVVITTIGAPDPEPESVNLVDRDGAITAVRAAEEAGVARFVQLSAQFADSPDQGDRLVRSILLAKQISDSVLQKSALTWTIVRPGTLSDGPATGRVKAAGHLEPGRITRQDVAAVLVGTLAEPLTENRGFDVVSGEFPVAPALAALD; this is encoded by the coding sequence ATGCAGGTCACCGTGCTGGGCGCGACCGGGCGAACCGGCTTCCACGTAGTCCGCCTGCTCGCCGCGCGCGGTCACGCCGTGAAAGCCGGCCTCCGCAGCCGGAAGCGGGCCGAGGTGCTTCGCGGGATCGAGAACGTCAAACCCGTGCTCGCCGACGTCACCGCCGATCCGGCCGATCTCGTCGAGGTCCTCAGGGACTCCGACGTCGTCATCACCACGATCGGGGCCCCCGATCCGGAACCCGAATCGGTGAACCTCGTCGACCGGGACGGGGCCATCACCGCCGTCCGGGCCGCCGAGGAAGCGGGGGTGGCTCGCTTCGTGCAGCTCTCCGCGCAGTTCGCCGACTCACCCGATCAGGGCGATCGGCTCGTCCGGTCGATCCTGCTCGCCAAGCAGATCTCCGACAGCGTCCTGCAGAAGTCGGCGCTGACCTGGACGATCGTCCGGCCCGGGACGCTCTCCGACGGGCCCGCGACCGGGCGGGTCAAGGCGGCCGGGCACCTCGAACCGGGGCGCATCACCAGGCAGGACGTCGCCGCCGTGCTCGTCGGGACGCTGGCCGAGCCGCTCACCGAAAACCGCGGGTTCGACGTCGTTTCCGGGGAATTCCCGGTCGCGCCGGCCCTCGCCGCGCTCGACTGA
- a CDS encoding DedA family protein encodes MHIDQWLEAIPPLSVYLIVGAVIMIESLGIPLPGEIVLVSAALLASQHDTLSPVWIAVLASAGAIIGDSIGYFIGKTGGQRLFAWAGRKFPKHFGPTHLANAERIFDKRGVWAVFLGRFIAFLRILAGPLAGSLRMHYPKFLLANAAGGIVWAGGTTVLVYYLGVVAEQWLGRFSKFGLVAAVVIGIVVFFVMKKRLGRTHEGEEETPKQEETAA; translated from the coding sequence GTGCACATCGACCAATGGCTGGAGGCGATCCCGCCGCTCTCGGTGTACCTGATCGTCGGCGCGGTGATCATGATCGAGAGCCTCGGCATCCCGCTCCCCGGCGAGATCGTGCTGGTCAGCGCGGCCTTGCTGGCCTCGCAGCACGACACCCTGAGCCCGGTTTGGATCGCGGTGCTGGCCAGTGCCGGCGCCATCATCGGCGACAGCATCGGGTATTTCATCGGGAAGACCGGTGGCCAGCGCCTGTTCGCCTGGGCCGGGCGGAAATTCCCGAAGCACTTCGGCCCGACGCACCTGGCCAACGCCGAACGCATTTTCGACAAACGCGGTGTGTGGGCCGTCTTCCTCGGCCGCTTCATCGCGTTCCTGCGCATCCTCGCCGGCCCGCTCGCCGGGTCGCTGCGCATGCACTACCCGAAGTTCCTGCTGGCGAACGCGGCCGGCGGCATCGTCTGGGCCGGCGGCACCACCGTGCTCGTCTACTACCTCGGCGTCGTGGCCGAACAGTGGCTCGGCCGGTTCTCGAAGTTCGGCCTGGTGGCCGCGGTCGTCATCGGCATCGTCGTCTTCTTCGTCATGAAGAAGCGCCTCGGCCGCACCCACGAGGGTGAAGAAGAGACCCCGAAGCAGGAAGAGACGGCGGCCTAG
- a CDS encoding EamA family transporter: MPARDRLLAVLVAVLWGLNFLAIHATLGQFPPVFAGALRFAVIAVPTILFVPWPKVKVRYLLGYGLGFGTGQFAFLFIAMDTGMPTGLASLVLQASAPFTVLLGAVFLRERVTPHQLAGIGLAVAGMVAIAWQQSGHAALLPMVLTLLGALSWAFGNLSTRRAEPDNPLHFTLWMSVVPPLPMFALSLVMEGPAAQWRSLTTLGTPTGLTALGGLTYVVLIGTVVGSGLWTTLMRRNPAGVVSPFSLLVPVVGLSASFAFLGERPTGLEIGAAAVVIAGVLLGSLRFTRKPQPELVAV, encoded by the coding sequence ATGCCCGCTCGTGACCGCCTGCTCGCCGTGCTCGTCGCCGTCCTCTGGGGACTCAACTTCCTCGCCATCCACGCCACGCTCGGCCAGTTCCCGCCGGTGTTCGCGGGGGCGCTGCGGTTCGCCGTCATCGCCGTGCCGACGATCCTGTTCGTGCCGTGGCCGAAGGTGAAGGTGCGGTACCTGCTCGGCTACGGCCTCGGCTTCGGCACCGGGCAGTTCGCGTTCCTGTTCATCGCGATGGACACCGGGATGCCGACCGGGCTCGCGTCGCTGGTGCTGCAGGCGTCGGCGCCGTTCACGGTGCTGCTCGGCGCCGTCTTCCTTCGCGAACGCGTCACGCCGCACCAGCTGGCCGGCATCGGGCTGGCGGTCGCCGGGATGGTCGCGATCGCGTGGCAGCAGTCCGGGCACGCCGCCCTGCTGCCGATGGTGCTGACCCTGCTGGGCGCGCTGAGCTGGGCGTTCGGCAACCTGAGCACGCGCCGGGCCGAGCCGGACAACCCGCTGCACTTCACGCTGTGGATGTCGGTCGTGCCGCCGCTGCCGATGTTCGCGCTCTCGCTGGTCATGGAAGGCCCGGCCGCGCAGTGGCGGTCGCTGACGACGCTCGGCACCCCGACCGGGCTGACCGCGCTCGGCGGCCTGACCTACGTCGTGCTGATCGGCACCGTCGTCGGCTCCGGCCTGTGGACGACGCTGATGCGGCGCAACCCGGCCGGCGTCGTGTCGCCGTTTTCGCTGCTGGTGCCGGTGGTCGGGCTGTCGGCGTCGTTCGCCTTCCTCGGCGAGCGGCCGACCGGGCTGGAGATCGGGGCGGCCGCCGTCGTCATCGCCGGCGTGCTGCTGGGTTCGCTGCGGTTCACGCGCAAGCCCCAGCCGGAGCTGGTGGCGGTCTAG
- a CDS encoding EamA family transporter, translating into MMRGVLPLTGFAALTAALDVFAGNQLEQLRPATVAAVSFGIAAVVFLVLALLRDGAATTFRPVRELRGDVAMINVTTAVTWLSMLFALRYLEPAVVNVVGIALGPVLTLILNPVLRRGFPALRAEAWVAAGIGVLIGLLVWGSFTGRGALDRTAGETLTGVVLVLLTGVGSVANVLYSKRLSDASLPPRRVLALRFFLILAVTWVLVAVDDAPGVLAALVPSASIAVFGVALPLYLLQVGIKRTEPITASILLTLSPLFAYLMQLADHRLTPSVLTFGCVAGIVALVGAGTVARLRHDREAAPAECLRTL; encoded by the coding sequence ATGATGCGAGGAGTCCTGCCGCTGACCGGGTTCGCGGCGCTGACCGCGGCGCTCGACGTCTTCGCCGGCAACCAGCTGGAGCAGCTCCGCCCGGCCACCGTCGCCGCGGTGTCGTTCGGCATCGCCGCGGTGGTCTTCCTGGTGCTCGCGCTGCTGCGGGACGGCGCCGCCACGACGTTCCGCCCGGTCCGGGAGCTGCGCGGAGACGTCGCGATGATCAACGTGACGACCGCCGTCACTTGGCTGTCGATGCTGTTCGCGCTGCGCTACCTCGAACCGGCGGTGGTCAACGTCGTCGGCATCGCGCTCGGCCCGGTGCTGACCCTGATCCTGAACCCCGTGCTGCGCCGGGGTTTTCCGGCCCTGCGCGCGGAGGCGTGGGTCGCGGCCGGGATCGGTGTGCTGATCGGGCTGCTCGTCTGGGGCTCGTTCACCGGCCGCGGCGCGCTCGACCGGACGGCGGGCGAGACGCTCACCGGCGTGGTGCTGGTGCTCCTCACCGGCGTCGGCTCGGTGGCGAACGTGCTCTATTCGAAGCGGCTGAGCGACGCTTCGCTGCCGCCGCGGCGGGTGCTCGCCCTGCGGTTCTTCCTGATCCTGGCCGTGACGTGGGTGCTGGTCGCGGTCGACGACGCACCGGGCGTCCTCGCGGCGCTCGTACCGTCGGCGTCGATCGCGGTGTTCGGGGTCGCGCTGCCGCTGTACCTGCTGCAGGTCGGCATCAAGCGGACCGAGCCGATCACGGCGTCGATCCTGCTGACCCTTTCGCCGCTCTTCGCGTACCTGATGCAGCTCGCCGACCACCGCCTCACGCCGTCCGTGCTCACGTTCGGCTGCGTCGCCGGGATCGTCGCGCTGGTCGGCGCCGGGACGGTCGCCCGGCTGCGGCACGACCGTGAAGCCGCGCCCGCTGAATGCCTGCGGACTTTGTAG
- a CDS encoding LysR family transcriptional regulator yields the protein MDLGRLRTLREFADRGSVTAAARALHCTPSAVSQQLRALQGEVGLPLTEPAGRGLRLTDAGRALVARADEVLAALERAESELDTYRSAPRGRVRVAIFQSAGLMLLPGLLTRVAAYEGLEVDVRDVDMTPPEVPGLVADYDVVVAHRDEHAPEFDSDRLDVVPLLREPLDVALPAGHRLASRRRVDLAELADERWIGVDHGFPVDDVLRSLTVRTGVRPVVVQRINDFRITERLVAAGHGIALVPRYTIDTRRGSGLVSRPLAGIRAARLVEAVCRTGALQRPAVAKVIEELAAEVAQLTGS from the coding sequence GTGGACCTGGGACGACTGCGCACGCTGCGGGAGTTCGCCGACCGCGGGAGCGTGACGGCGGCCGCGCGGGCGCTGCACTGCACGCCGTCGGCCGTCTCGCAGCAGCTGCGCGCGTTGCAGGGCGAGGTCGGGCTGCCGCTCACCGAGCCGGCCGGGCGGGGCCTGCGGCTGACCGACGCGGGGCGGGCGCTGGTCGCCCGCGCCGACGAGGTGCTGGCCGCGCTCGAGCGCGCGGAGTCCGAATTGGACACTTACCGCAGCGCGCCGCGCGGGCGGGTGCGCGTCGCGATCTTCCAGTCGGCCGGGCTGATGCTGCTGCCCGGCCTGCTGACCCGCGTCGCCGCGTACGAGGGGCTGGAGGTCGACGTCCGCGACGTCGACATGACGCCGCCGGAGGTGCCCGGCCTGGTCGCGGACTACGACGTCGTCGTGGCGCACCGGGACGAGCACGCGCCGGAGTTCGATTCGGACCGCCTCGACGTCGTGCCGCTGCTGCGCGAGCCGCTCGACGTGGCGCTGCCGGCCGGGCACCGCCTGGCGAGCCGGCGGCGCGTCGACCTGGCGGAGCTGGCCGACGAACGCTGGATCGGCGTCGACCACGGGTTCCCGGTGGACGACGTGCTGCGCTCGCTGACCGTCCGCACCGGCGTGCGGCCGGTCGTCGTCCAGCGGATCAACGACTTCCGGATCACCGAACGGCTGGTGGCGGCCGGCCACGGCATCGCGCTGGTGCCGCGCTACACGATCGACACGCGGCGGGGCAGCGGCCTGGTCAGCCGGCCGCTGGCCGGCATCCGCGCGGCGCGGCTGGTGGAGGCGGTGTGCCGCACGGGCGCGCTGCAGCGCCCGGCGGTGGCCAAGGTGATCGAGGAACTGGCCGCGGAGGTCGCCCAGCTCACCGGCTCGTGA
- a CDS encoding TetR/AcrR family transcriptional regulator yields the protein METQAAASTPRGKRTREAIVDAAAALMYVDGVAGTSVDKVLAASGAGKSQMYHYFKNKEQLVEAVIDRYVEQILANQPAIFTLSSWADLESWTEQLLDVHRRAGTPVACPLGNLAGEVGDNPKLAPLVDQAYRQWESHLVRGLTTLRDKGELAPDADPARLAQAAMTSVQGGLLLAHIRHDLTALEDALSIALAYLRGHQVVSGQGG from the coding sequence ATGGAGACGCAAGCAGCGGCCTCGACCCCGCGCGGCAAGCGGACGCGGGAAGCGATCGTCGACGCGGCGGCGGCCCTGATGTACGTCGACGGCGTCGCGGGCACGAGCGTCGACAAGGTGCTCGCCGCGAGCGGGGCCGGGAAATCGCAGATGTACCACTACTTCAAGAACAAGGAACAGCTGGTCGAGGCCGTGATCGACCGGTACGTCGAGCAGATCCTCGCCAACCAGCCGGCGATCTTCACGCTGAGCTCGTGGGCCGACCTCGAGTCGTGGACCGAGCAGCTGCTGGACGTCCACCGCCGAGCGGGCACGCCGGTCGCCTGCCCGCTCGGCAACCTCGCCGGCGAAGTCGGCGACAACCCGAAGCTCGCGCCGCTGGTCGACCAGGCCTACCGGCAGTGGGAGTCCCACCTCGTGCGCGGGCTGACCACGTTGCGGGACAAGGGAGAGCTCGCGCCCGACGCCGACCCGGCCCGGCTCGCGCAGGCGGCGATGACGTCCGTCCAAGGTGGACTGCTGCTGGCGCACATCCGGCACGACCTCACGGCACTGGAGGACGCACTGAGCATCGCACTCGCCTACCTGCGCGGCCACCAGGTCGTGAGTGGCCAGGGCGGCTAG
- a CDS encoding peroxiredoxin-like family protein, which yields MTLDNALTGVNDHLRGVLPPEIFAVLEADRRRAATDFAEVGTKIDDFTLPAADGATTSLGRLVSDGPAVLVFYRGQWCPYCNLTLRTYQQEVLPELGKSGASLVAISPQRPDGPAPELAFPVLSDVGSTVARGLGLSYPVSAVVREAMETLGTDLEAVNGTWELVHPAVVVVDRDRVLRFVDVHPDFVTRTEPAEILEAVKSL from the coding sequence ATGACGCTCGACAACGCACTGACCGGCGTGAACGACCACCTCCGCGGCGTGCTGCCGCCGGAGATCTTCGCCGTCCTCGAAGCGGACCGGCGCCGGGCCGCGACGGACTTCGCCGAGGTCGGCACCAAGATCGACGACTTCACCCTGCCGGCAGCCGATGGTGCGACGACGAGCCTGGGCCGGCTCGTCTCGGACGGGCCGGCGGTGCTCGTGTTCTACCGCGGCCAGTGGTGCCCGTACTGCAACCTGACCCTGCGCACATACCAGCAGGAAGTGCTGCCCGAGCTGGGGAAGTCCGGTGCGAGCCTGGTCGCGATCAGCCCGCAGCGGCCGGACGGCCCGGCGCCGGAGCTGGCGTTCCCGGTGCTGTCGGACGTCGGGAGCACGGTCGCGCGGGGCCTCGGCCTGAGCTACCCGGTGTCCGCCGTCGTGCGCGAGGCCATGGAGACGCTCGGCACCGACCTCGAAGCGGTCAACGGCACCTGGGAGCTGGTCCACCCGGCGGTCGTCGTGGTGGACCGGGACCGGGTGCTGCGGTTCGTCGACGTCCACCCGGACTTCGTCACGCGGACCGAACCGGCGGAGATCCTCGAAGCGGTCAAGTCGCTTTAG
- a CDS encoding DedA family protein yields the protein MLFVVSLLPTEVTLLGIGVAAAQGGTSPALVIAVASAGCLASDQALYALGRFGGRAALNRLSRRRKIAAGIGWVDGRLQRHPASRAGDRPLAAMTSGAPPRAGGSATRTPEDGVGGTVGALLAGSLRWPMAEFFTASAIGVTLWTSYVAFLGYAGGRLITEPGISVLLSLGVALVLGSVITYGVKRGAKAT from the coding sequence GTGCTGTTCGTCGTATCGCTGCTGCCCACCGAGGTGACGCTCCTCGGCATCGGCGTCGCGGCGGCGCAGGGCGGGACTTCGCCGGCCCTGGTGATCGCCGTGGCGAGTGCCGGGTGCCTGGCGTCCGACCAGGCGCTCTACGCCCTCGGCCGGTTCGGTGGCCGGGCGGCGCTGAACCGGCTGAGCCGGCGGCGGAAGATCGCCGCCGGCATCGGCTGGGTCGACGGGCGGCTGCAGCGCCACCCCGCGTCCCGTGCTGGTGATCGCCCGCTGGCTGCGATGACATCCGGGGCTCCGCCCCGGGCCGGGGGCTCCGCCACCCGGACCCCCGAAGACGGTGTGGGCGGCACGGTCGGCGCGCTGCTCGCCGGCTCGCTCCGGTGGCCGATGGCGGAGTTCTTCACCGCTTCGGCCATCGGCGTCACGCTCTGGACGTCCTACGTGGCCTTCCTCGGCTACGCGGGCGGCCGGCTCATCACCGAACCCGGGATCAGCGTGCTGCTCTCCCTGGGCGTCGCCCTGGTCCTGGGTTCGGTGATCACCTACGGCGTGAAGCGCGGCGCTAAAGCGACTTGA